A window from Heterodontus francisci isolate sHetFra1 chromosome 4, sHetFra1.hap1, whole genome shotgun sequence encodes these proteins:
- the LOC137368777 gene encoding olfactory receptor 6N1-like: MAESDQRRYPVTGFMLVGLPEHQDLRSGLSSLFLIVYILIIIGNVTVLYMVTTDKRLHVPMYFLVANLAVMDLVLTSSVFPGMLVRLILDFKIILWGNCFIQMYFVHSMSAAKMLLLTVMAYDRSVEICNPRYYLSLRRDYFFVKMAGLSWVICMACFLPPIVLTSIFPFCGRNEVYNSFCEMLSVMSLICTDAISVKFLNLVLNVLLVLPSFVMIVCSYIKIAKSVKIASLEQKKALLTCVGHVLVISFFFPTVVLYSALFYVGYSPPSVRIAFAILYVTLSPLVSPIIYILAVKEIREKIVKCVKIKKVSPSVGSTVVLRAIELN, translated from the coding sequence ATGGCCGAGTCAGATCAAAGACGGTACCCAGTCACAGGATTCATGCTTGTTGGACTTCCAGAACATCAAGACTTACGGTCAGGCCTGTCATCCCTGTTTCTGATTGTATATATATTAATAATTATTGGGAATGTTACTGTACTGTACATGGTTACGACAGACAAACGCTTGCATGTACCCATGTACTTCCTTGTTGCTAACCTGGCAGTAATGGATCTGGTGTTGACTAGTTCAGTCTTTCCTGGAATGCTGGTGAGGCTTATATTGGACTTTAAAATTATTCTGTGGGGTAACTGCTTTATTCAAATGTATTTTGTCCACAGTATGTCAGCAGCAAAGATGTTGCTACTCACTGTGATGGCTTATGACCGTTCAGTAGAAATATGCAACCCCCGATATTATTTATCCCTGAGAAGAGATTATTTTTTTGTCAAAATGGCAGGACTTAGCTGGGTCATATGCATGGCTTGCTTCTTGCCTCCAATAGTTTTAACTTCCATTTTTCCGTTTTGTGGGCGAAATGAAGTTTATAATTCCTTTTGTGAGATGCTGTCGGTAATGAGCCTGATTTGCACAGATGCAATCTCTGTTAAATTTTTAAACTTAGTTCTGAATGTGTTATTAGTCCTCCCAAGTTTTGTTATGATTGTCTGTTCCTACATCAAAATAGCTAAATCAGTAAAAATTGCCTCCTTGGAGCAGAAAAAGGCTTTATTAACCTGTGTGGGTCATGTGTTAGTCATTAGTTTCTTTTTCCCCACTGTGGTCCTTTATTCTGCATTATTCTATGTTGGGTACAGTCCCCCCAGTGTTCGTATTGCTTTTGCTATTTTGTATGTTACCCTAAGTCCTTTAGTCAGTCCAATTATTTACATTCTAGcagtaaaggaaataagagaaaaGATTGTTAAATGCGTCAAAATAAAAAAGGTTTCTCCTTCTGTTGGAAGCACTGTGGTATTGAGAGCCATTGAGTTGAATTGA